DNA from Cotesia glomerata isolate CgM1 linkage group LG10, MPM_Cglom_v2.3, whole genome shotgun sequence:
tatgttccttcatttcttaaattaaagtaaaaagttAACACATTTTAAATTCAGCgaataaagttatatttttcggtttattgtaaaatcattttttaactgaATGCACATTATTTTGTGGATAATAACTCAGTTATCAATAATAACAAATCAGTTATCTTGAGTTTCAGGTTCAGGATCATACGTTATCATAACTTTTTCCATGATTTCCCATAGTTTTTCTCTAGTGAGATCTTTGCAAAATacctaaaatttaattttttcaattaatttttaatttacctcATTTATAGATAAACTAGACAATACTCACATTAAACCACGGAAGTTGATCACATTCATCCATCAACGGTACTACTACTCCATAAATTTGTAGCGTCAAATTAATACACGCTAAGGCAATGCAATTTGGGGGATAATCCAAAACTGCAGGTGAATGATGAAAATCTTGTAATAACGCTAAGCTTGTTTTTGCCACAGGATATTTGGACCATTCATCTTCTCCAAACCATGCTTGAAAGGACCGCAAATAATGAAGGAGATACTAtacaaaatgaaaattaaaaaaattttcattaataaatcattCAAAGAATTTTGAATGTTAGAaaatatcaagtatttatacTGTATGCTGCAGTTGGAATATCGACTGAACATTTCAAGCTTACTTTTCGATCTCTATAGAGAttgttcaagatttttttaattttaaaaataataatatatactaGAGATATCTTTGAGTGATTTGTAAacatgaatattaaaaaaaaattcaattccttttttttaaggtgatatattaaataacgagaattttttttataccttaaaaatttttatcaaattattatattaaactcAAAGAATTACTTTAAATTCATGTTATTCAAAAAGACTGAAGAACATCAATTTGAAATTTAGGGAAGTCGTCAGcaactaaaaatcaaactatcagctataataaatttactaaatttattagcaattaattatcaatttattaattcaatatattattaagagttcacggtttattatttcgtgatgaaaaaattcatgagtACTAACCACTAAATAGTTaagatgtcattaaaatatactcgatcaataataatataagatTATGTTTATTTCCTaacaataaattcatttaaaaggaTTCAGCACGTTCACACAAATGAAATCAGAGCTATGTTACTTTTAATTACGTATAATTTGAGAATATATATGAACTGTTTTAATGTGTACAaaattatagtatattacacacctagggaagtaaagtaagaaatgtctcagatcacatgtaatatacatgtcaacaaacatgtgatctgaggcgttcttatttacttcccgaggagtttatgctatttttttgctcgacgaaggcaggaaGCAGCAACTTCATTTAAcacagcgggccgaaagttgacgctttctgcccgttgagcaaaaaaaattttgaattagaaaaACTTAACAAGACAATTATAAGCAAacgttaatattataaagtttaCCTTGTGTGGATGAGTAAATActacttgaaattttaatgttcTTATAATTAAGAGTTCAGCTTGAATTATTGCATCACGTAAACTCCAATATTGATCACCAAGTTCTAAAGGTGGAGATCCTCTGTGAAGAGTGTTTGATGTAACGTTCATGACATCCCGTATTTTTAATGCAtcatcttttatttttccagCAAGGTACAAACATGTTGCCGCAATCaactaaaatataatatttcgTAATATTTTGTTGTACATTGAATAACTTGAATACTTTTATCAGTTACATATATTTCTAAGCAGTTGATGAAATctacattaattataatttatgatttatttattacaatataacattaatttcaattttttaacaagtatttttgaaaaagtgaTTGAGAATGGGAAActttaattatgaataaaataacaaaatatggATTTAATgcagaaaaaatcaaaaaaactttaaatctGTCGACAATCGGTGAGGCTTCCTGCGATTATCGaagtattcaaaaatataccTTCTTGGGCTTTAGAAActcaaaaatttcactttcaTCACTATTGGGCTATGAAGGTCTAGAAAAAATCAAGAACATAATAAATATGCatgtttttagaattgatttTCATgtctatttcatttttatttcaattcaaagttataagttataaataaggtgttactataatttattttgacaac
Protein-coding regions in this window:
- the LOC123272715 gene encoding cyclin-Q: MNPSEPTCTEVLSSKMKDVIDVLAMQREKRNILQKSITIDYTISSDSFAISRFIFECGIKLDAHPLTIATALTLFHRFMREVTPQAYDLFLIAATCLYLAGKIKDDALKIRDVMNVTSNTLHRGSPPLELGDQYWSLRDAIIQAELLIIRTLKFQVVFTHPHKYLLHYLRSFQAWFGEDEWSKYPVAKTSLALLQDFHHSPAVLDYPPNCIALACINLTLQIYGVVVPLMDECDQLPWFNVFCKDLTREKLWEIMEKVMITYDPEPETQDN